Within the Saccharopolyspora gloriosae genome, the region TCCAGGTCGTGTTCGTGGACTCGTTCGGACCACCACGGTTCGTCGTGCAGCGCTGCGCGAAGACCGTCCAGGCCGGTGAGGTCGGCGTTCGCCAGGCGCAGCGCCAGCTCCGTGTAATCGGCACTGTCCATGCGAGCTCCTTACCGTTAGCCTGCGTCAGGGGTAGAAGGCCATTTCACAGCTTACTGGGAGGGTGTCGTGAGCGAGGACGCCGAGCGGGTGCCGATGCGGACGGTGCTCGGATTGGCCGTGCCCGCGCTGGGCGTGCTGGCCGCCGAGCCGCTGTACGTGCTCGTCGACACCGCCGTGATCGGGCACCTCGGCGCGGTCCCGCTGGCCGGACTCGCACTCGGCGGCACCCTGTTCACCCTGGTGTCCAGCCAGCTCACGTTCCTGTCCTACGGCACCACCGCGCGCACGGCCCGCCTGCACGGAGCGGGGCGGCGCAAGGACGCCGTCGCCGAAGGAGTGCAGGCCACCTGGCTCGGCATCGCGGTCGGTGTGCTGCTGCTGGTGCTGGCGCAGCTGTTCGCGGTGCCCATCGCCGAACTGCTCGCCGGGGAGGGGCCGATCGCGGACGCCGCGGCGCGCTGGCTGCGGGTCGCGCTGCTCGGGGCGCCGCTGGTGCTGATCACGATGGCGGGCAACGGCTGGATGCGCGGAGTGCAGGACACGCGGCGGCCGCTGTGGTTCGTGCTCGCGGGCAACGGCACCTCGGCGCTGCTGTGCCCGCTGTTCGTCTACCCGCTGGGCTGGGGGCTGGAAGGGTCCGCGGTGGCGAACCTGATCGGCCAGTCCATCTCGGCGGCGCTGTTCCTGCGGGCGCTGGCGGTGGAGCGCGCCGGGCTGCGCCCCGTCCCGGCGACAATGCGCGCCCAGCTCGGCATGGGCCGGGACCTGGTGCTGCGCACGCTGGCGTTCCAGGCGTGCTTCCTGTCGGCGACGTCGGTCGCCGCCCGCACCGGAGCGGAGGCCGCGGCCGCGCACCAGGTGGTGTGGCAGCTGTGGTCGTTCCTGGCGCTCGTGCTGGACTCGCTGGCCATCGCCGCCCAGTCGCTGGTCGGCGCGGCCCTCGGCGGTGGCGCGGCACAGCGGGCGAAGGGGCTCGCGCGGCAGATCAGTTGGTACGGGCTCGCGTTCGGAGTGCTGCTCGGGGCGGTGTTCGCCGCGTTGGCGACGGTGCTGCCGAAGGTGTTCACCAGTGACGCGGCCGTGCTGGCGCAGCTGCCGTCGGCGTGGTGGTTCTTCGTGCTGCAGCAGCCCGTGGCCGGAGTCGTGTTCGCGCTCGACGGCGTGTTCCTCGGCGCCGGAGACGCGCGCTACCTGCGGACGGCGACGATGATCAGCGCCGCGGTCGGCTACCTGCCGCTGATCTGGCTGTCGCTCGCGTTCGGCTGGGGCCTCGCCGGGATCTGGACGGGGCTGACGCTGTTCATGCTGCTGCGGTTGATCACCCTGCTGTTGCGGGCGCGGTCGGGGAAGTGGGCCGTCGTCGGTGCCGAAGTGGGCGCCAAGGCCTAGCCGTCCTTTCAGGATGACCTGCGTAGCGGGTCGGGCGGCGGAACCTCGGCGGCTTCCTCGCCGCGGGATCGATTTCTCCCGCTGCACAGCGAAATCGCTGTCCGCACGAGGAAGCCGCTGAGAACCCGCCGGTGGTCGTTCTGCTCAAGCCGGTCACTTGCTCAGCGGCTCCGCCGCTGACAGCACACGGATCAAAAGATCATTCCGCACGGACCCCTCAGCCGGTCGCGGGCCGCGCGAGCCGGTCGCGTTCGCCGCTCGTTCAGTGGTGGATCACCGGATCGACGGGCCGCCGCCACCCCGGCGGGGCGGGTCGGGGAGGATTGCCACTCGTGTCCGAGCACTCCCGAACAGCACGCAACCGTCCCGCCGTTCCGCCCGGTCTGCTCGTGGTGGACAAACCGGCTGGCATGACCTCGCACGACGTGGTGTCCCGCGTGCGCCGGATCATGGGCACCCGCAAGGTCGGGCATGCCGGAACCCTGGATCCGATGGCGACCGGGGTGCTGGTGCTCGGCCTGGAACGAGCCACGAAGCTGCTGGGGCATCTGGCGCTGGACACCAAGGCCTACCTGGCGACGATCCGCCTCGGCGCCGCCACCAGCACCGACGACGCCGAAGGCGAGCTGCGGTCGCAGACCGACCCGGCCGGGGTGACGGAGCAGGCGATCCGGGACGGCATCGCCGAGCTCACCGGGGACATCCAGCAAGTGCCGAGTTCGGTGAGCGCGGTCAAGGTCAACGGCAAGCGCGCCTACGAGCTGGCCCGCGCGGGCAAGGACGTGGAGCTGGCCGCGCGTCCGGTCACCGTCTCCCGGTTCGACCTGCTGGCCATCCGCGAGCCGGAGGCGGCCCCCGCCGAGCGGCAAGCCGAGCCGGAAGCGGGCACCGCCGAAGCCTCCCCGCAGGCCGAGGCGTCCGAGTCCGCGTCCGCCTGGCCCACTCGGATGATCGAGCTCGACGTGCTCGTCGAGTGCTCCTCCGGCACCTACGTGCGCGCGCTGGCGCGCGACCTGGGCGCCCGGCTCGGCGTCGGCGGCCACCTCGGTGAGCTGCGCCGGACCCGCGTCGGCCCGTTCGGTCTGGCCACCGCCCGCACCCTGGAACGACTCGAAGCCGAACCGGGTCTGTCGATGGACCTGGACCGCGCCATCTCCACCGCCTTCGCCCGCTACGACACCGACGCGGGCACGGTGCGCGCGCTCACCCACGGGCAGACGATCCCGGCCACCGGAGTCGCGGGCACCTGCGGCGTGTTCGGCCCGGACGGCCGCGCGGTGGCGCTGGTGCAGGACGAAGGCCGGACCGCGCGGCCCGTGCTGGTGCTGACCCCGGCGGGCTGAACGAGCTGTCCGGAGGCAGGCAGTAGGCTTGCCAGCCGTGCAGCGTTGGCGCGGTTTGGAGCAGCTCCCTGGCGGTTGGGGCCGGTGTGTCGTCACCATCGGCGTCTTCGACGGGATTCACCAGGGACACCAGCAGTTGATCGCGCACGCGGTACGGGCGGCGCGGGAACGCGACGTCCCCTGCGTGCTGATGACCTTCGACCCGCATCCGGCGGAGGTGGTGCGTCCCGGTAGCCATCCCGCGCAGCTGACCACGTTGCGGCGGCGCGCGGAGCTCGCCGAGGGGCTGGGCGTGGACGTGTTCTGCGTGCTGCCGTTCACCGCCGAGCTGTCCCGGATGCCCGCGGACGAGTTCGTGCACGAACTGCTGGTGGAGCGGCTGCACGCGGCGGTGGTCGTGGTCGGTGAGAACTTCACGTTCGGCCACCGCGCGGCGGGCGACATCTCGGTGCTGGCGGGGCTGGGGGAGCGGTTCGGTTTCGAAGTGGCCTCGGACCGGTTGGTCAGCGGCTTGACCGAACGCGCCGACGGAGCCACCGAGGCGCCGGTGACGTTCTCCTCGACCTACATCCGCTCCTGCATCGACGCCGGGGACGTGGTGGCCGCGGCCTCCGCGCTGGGCCGCTACCACCGGCTGGAGGGCATCGTGGTGCGCGGCGCCGGTCGCGGCGGCAGCGAACTCGGCTTCCCCACGGCGAACCTGTCCAGTCCCGCGTACTCGGCGGTGCCCGCCGACGGCGTGTACGCGTGCTGGTTCACCCATCGCCGCCGCGGCTCCACCGAGCCCGGCGAGACGCTGGCCGCCGCGGTGTCGGTGGGCAGCAACCCGACCTTCTCCGGTACGGAACGGACGGTCGAGGCGTTCGTGCTCGATGTGGACGCCGATTTCTACGGTGAGCACGTGGCGCTGGACTTCGTGCGCAGGCTGCGCGGCATGGAGCGCTACGACTCGGTGGACGCCTTGGTCGAGCAGATGAACCAGGACGTCGTGCACACGCGTGAGATCCTCGATGCGCGCGGTTGATCGACCCCGTGGGGGCGGGGGAATTTCGCAAACCGGTCTGGTGACACGTTGCGAGCTGGCAGTATTCAGTACCTGTCGCTACCGGGGATGTTCCGGCGGCGGCGTTCGACGGTGGCACCGGGGGAGCTGAGGTGGCGGAACACAAGAGCGTCCAGCGCAATCTGGAGCTGCAGCGCGAGTGGTACGGCGAGCCGTTGGGCGACCGGGTGCGCAGGCTCGTGGTGGCGTTCCGGATCTCGCAGGCTCAGCTCGCGGAGGTGCTGGGCATCAGCGCCCCGATGCTCAGCCAGGTGATGAGCGGTCGCCGCGCCAAGATCGGCAATCCGTCGGTGCTGGCGAGGCTGGTGATGCTGGAGCGCAAGGTGCTCGTTCCCGGGGTGGCCGCCGGGGAATCGGAGGCGATTCAGGCGGCGCTCGCCGACGTGCGCGACTCGCGGCCCTCGGTGGGGCGGGACACGCTGCCGGTGATGGGCGCCAACGGTGAGGAGGCGGCGTGGCCGGTGCTGCGAGGCACGGCCAAGCCGAGCGAACTGGAGGCCGCCGCCGCGCTGATCGACGGGCGTTATCCGGCGCTCGCGGGCTTATTGCGCCGCGCCGCCAGCGGCGAACCGGCCTGAGGCAGATCCACAGTGGATGTTCCACGGCAGGGGTCGCCGCTGGGACACTGCGCGACGTGGAGGGAACCGATGACGAGGCGCGGCTGCCGCGCCTGTTCACCGCCGTGTGGCCGCCGCGAGAGGCGGTCGAGCACCTCGCCGGAGTGCTCGACGAAGTCCGGCTGGAGCGGATCGGCTCGCAGTTGCGGGGCTTCCGCCTCATGCCGACCCGGCAGTGGCACCTGACGTTGTGCTTCCACGGTCCTGCCGACCCCGCCGACTCGGCGGCCCGGCTGGATCGGCAGGTGCCCGCGGCGGGAGCGGCTCCGCGGCTGCGGCTCGCGGGCGCAGGCATGTTCCGCGGGGTCCTGTGGGCGGGCGTCGAGTTCGCCGCCGAACCCGACGGCCGAACGCTGCGGGCGCTGGTGCGGGCCGCGGGAGGCGACGCGGACGGCTTCCGGGCGCACCTCACCCTCGCCAGGTGGAACGCGGGCGGACTGGACCGGCGAACGCTGCCGCGGCAGCTGCACGGCTACGCGGGTCCGTGGTGGAACGCGACCGAGGTCGCGCTGGTGCGCAGCGATCAAGAACCGGCGGGGCCGGTGTACCGGACGGTGCACTCGGTGGCGGTGCCACGCCGCGCAGCAGGGGACCAGGGTGTACTGGGGAGCCCCTGATATCCTGGCGGTGGATTCGGCTGTAGTCCGTGGCGGCCGTATCCGGTGTGCCTGAACCCGGTGAGACCGGCCGGTTCGAGGGGGCGGTCCGATCAGCTCGCTGGTCGGTGCGGAACCTGGGAATCGGAGCCGTCGGAGATCGGAATCCCGGCGACGGGTCCCGGTGACGTCCGGGGGCGATGAATCCGGTGCGGGCCGCCCGGTGTGCGAAGTGTGGCGATGGCCGTGAGTCGTGTCCGGTGCGTCCCACCCGGTGCTCACCCCCGGCTTCGAACTCGGCACCGGTACCCGGTGTCGGGCGCACCCGAAGCAACACTTGACACGGCACGCGAAACAAGGAGAGTCAACTCGTGGCGCTGTCCACTACTCAGAAGAAGCAGATCCTGGCCGACTACGGTCTGCACGAGTCCGACACCGGTTCGGCGGAGGCCCAGGTGGCCCTGCTGACCAACCGGATCTCGGGCCTGACCGAGCACCTCAAGCTGCACAAGCACGACCACCACTCGCGTCGTGGCCTGCTGCTGATGGTGGGTCGTCGCCGCCGGCTGCTGAACTACCTGACCAAGGTCGACATCGAGCGTTACCGCTCGCTGATCCAGCGGCTCGGTCTGCGTCGTTGACCTACGTCGGGGGAGCGATCCACAGTGGATCGCTCCCCCGATGCACAACTGAACGCATGAAGGCGGGCCGATAGCGGCCCGCGCACGATGAGTGGGTCCACGCCCACGGCGGGTCATCATCCGCCGGTCCTCGGTAGTGGCTTCCGGGCATTCGTCCCGGTGGCTTCGATCGATGGCCGGCCTCGTCGGAAAGAGACCCCCGCGCGACCGTGGACCCCTGAAACGAGGAGTTCCACTTGACACAAGCACAAAACGTTGACGAAGGCGTCTACGAAGCGACCGCGGTACTGGACAACGGTGCTTTCGGTACCCGCGAGGTCCGGTTCGAGACGGGCCGGCTGGCCAAGCAGGCCGCGGGCAGTGTCGTCGCCTACCTGGACGACGACACCATGCTGCTGTCGGCCACCACGGCCTCCAAGCACCCGAAGGACAACCTGGACTTCTTCCCGCTGACGGTGGACGTCGAGGAGCGGATGTACGCGGCGGGCCGGATCCCCGGCTCGTTCTTCCGCCGGGAGGGCCGTCCTTCCACCGACGCGATCCTGACCTGCCGGTTGATCGACCGGCCGCTGCGCCCGTCCTTCGTGGACGGCCTGCGCAACGAGATCCAGGTCGTCGTCACGGTGATGAGCCTGGACCCGAAGGACCCCTACGACGTGCTCGCCATCAACAGCGCGTCCGCCTCCACGCAGCTGTCCGGCCTGCCGTTCTCCGGCCCGGTCGGCGCCACTCGGATGGCGTTGATCGACGGGCAGTGGGTTGCCTTCCCCACCCACGAGCAGCTTGAGCGCGCCGTGTTCGACATGGTCGTCGCCGGGCGCATCGTCGGTGAAGACGTCGCGATCATGATGGTCGAGGCCGAGGCCACCGACAAGACGATCGACCTGGTCGGACAGGGTGCGCAGGCGCCCACCGAGGAGGTCGTCGCCGCCGGTCTGGAGGCCGCGAAGCCGTTCATCCGCACCCTCTGCCAGGCCCAGCAGCAGCTGGCCCAGACCGCGGGCAAGGCCACCGCCGAGTACCCGCTGTTCCCGGCGTACCAGGACGACGCCTTCACCGCCGTCGAAGGCGCGGTGTCCGCCGACCTGACGCAGGCGCTGGCCATCGCGGGCAAGCAGGAGCGCGAGTCCCGCCTCGACGAGATCAAGCAGGTCGCGCTGGAGAAGGCGGGCATCGAGGAGGGGCAGCCCTTCGCCGGTCGGGAGAAGGAGATCGGCGCGGCTTTCCGCTCGCTGACGAAGAAGCTGGTGCGCCAGCGGATCATCACCGAGAAGGTCCGCATCGACGGCCGTGGCCTCACCGACATTCGCAGCCTCTCCGCCGAGGTCGGCGTGGTGCCGCGGGCGCACGGTTCGGCGCTGTTCGAGCGCGGCGAGACCCAGATCATGGGCGTCTCCACGCTGAACATGCTGCGGCTGGAGCAGACGATCGACTCGCTCGGTCCGGAGACCAGCAAGCGGTACATGCACCACTACAACTTCCCGCCTTACTCGACCGGTGAGACCGGCCGGGTCGGCAGCCCGAAGCGCCGCGAGATCGGCCACGGCGCGCTGGCGGAGCGGGCGATGCTGCCGGTGCTGCCGACGCGCGAGGAGTTCCCGTACGCGCTGCGCCAGGTTTCCGAGGCGCTGGGCTCCAACGGTTCCACCTCGATGGGCTCGGTCTGCGCCTCGACGCTGTCGCTGCTCAACGCCGGTGTGCCGCTGAAGGCGCCGGTCGCGGGCATCGCGATGGGCCTCGTGTCCGACGTGGTCGACGGCCAGACGCACTACGTGGCGCTGACCGACATCCTCGGTGCCGAGGACGCGTTCGGTGACATGGACTTCAAGGTCGCCGGTACCAAGGAGTTCGTGACCGCGCTGCAGCTGGACACCAAGCTCGACGGCATCCCCTCCGAGGTGCTGGCGCAGGCGCTGGGTCAGGCCAAGGACGCCCGGTTCACGATCCTCGAGGTCATGGACGAGGCCATCGGCTCGCCGGACGAGATGAGCCCGCACGCGCCGCGCGTCACCTCGGTCTCGATCCCGATCGACAAGATCGGCGAGGTCATCGGGCCGAAGGGCAAGATGATCAACTCGATCACCGAGGAGACCGGCGCCGAGATCACCATCGAGGACGACGGCACGATCTACGTGGGTGCGGCCGACGGCCCGTCCGCGGAGGCCGCGATCGACAAGATCAACGCCATCGCGAACCCGCAGCTGCCGAAGGTCGGCGAGCGCTTCCTGGGCACCGTGGTCAAGACCGCGGCGTTCGGCGCGTTCGTCTCGCTGCTGCCGGGCAAGGACGGCCTGGTGCACATCTCCAAGCTGGGCAACGGCAAGCGCATCGGCAAGGTCGAGGACGTCGTGAACGTCGGCGACAAGCTGCGCGTGGAGATCGCCGACATCGACAACCGCGGCAAGATCAGCCTCATCGTCGTCGACGAAGACGGTGCCGACACCGCGGCGCAGGCCGAGGACGCCCCGGCCGAGGAAACCCCGGCGGAAGCCCCCGCCGAGTGAGCTGAGCGAGCGCTGAGGAATCAGCGGTAACCGGTGCGGCCCGCCCAGGACAGTGCGTCCGGGGCGGGCCGTATCGTGTGGCAGGGCGTACGGCGACGAGACCCGGGGAAGATGAAGCAGAACCAGACACGTGCGGGACATCTCCAGCGGCCGGGCACCACTCGCGTCCTGGGACGCAGCGGAGCGGAATCGGTGCGGCGCACCGTGCTGCCCGGTGGCCTGCGAGTGGTGACAGAAGAGGTGCCGGGCGTGCGCTCGGCCTCCGTGGGCATCTGGGTGGGCGTCGGATCGCGCGACGAGACCAGGCCGCAGGCCGGCGCCGCGCACTACCTGGAACACCTGTTGTTCAAGGGCACCGCGCGCCGCACCGCCGTGGACATCGCCCAGGAGATCGACGCCGTCGG harbors:
- a CDS encoding MATE family efflux transporter, producing the protein MRTVLGLAVPALGVLAAEPLYVLVDTAVIGHLGAVPLAGLALGGTLFTLVSSQLTFLSYGTTARTARLHGAGRRKDAVAEGVQATWLGIAVGVLLLVLAQLFAVPIAELLAGEGPIADAAARWLRVALLGAPLVLITMAGNGWMRGVQDTRRPLWFVLAGNGTSALLCPLFVYPLGWGLEGSAVANLIGQSISAALFLRALAVERAGLRPVPATMRAQLGMGRDLVLRTLAFQACFLSATSVAARTGAEAAAAHQVVWQLWSFLALVLDSLAIAAQSLVGAALGGGAAQRAKGLARQISWYGLAFGVLLGAVFAALATVLPKVFTSDAAVLAQLPSAWWFFVLQQPVAGVVFALDGVFLGAGDARYLRTATMISAAVGYLPLIWLSLAFGWGLAGIWTGLTLFMLLRLITLLLRARSGKWAVVGAEVGAKA
- the truB gene encoding tRNA pseudouridine(55) synthase TruB, which translates into the protein MTSHDVVSRVRRIMGTRKVGHAGTLDPMATGVLVLGLERATKLLGHLALDTKAYLATIRLGAATSTDDAEGELRSQTDPAGVTEQAIRDGIAELTGDIQQVPSSVSAVKVNGKRAYELARAGKDVELAARPVTVSRFDLLAIREPEAAPAERQAEPEAGTAEASPQAEASESASAWPTRMIELDVLVECSSGTYVRALARDLGARLGVGGHLGELRRTRVGPFGLATARTLERLEAEPGLSMDLDRAISTAFARYDTDAGTVRALTHGQTIPATGVAGTCGVFGPDGRAVALVQDEGRTARPVLVLTPAG
- a CDS encoding bifunctional riboflavin kinase/FAD synthetase, giving the protein MQRWRGLEQLPGGWGRCVVTIGVFDGIHQGHQQLIAHAVRAARERDVPCVLMTFDPHPAEVVRPGSHPAQLTTLRRRAELAEGLGVDVFCVLPFTAELSRMPADEFVHELLVERLHAAVVVVGENFTFGHRAAGDISVLAGLGERFGFEVASDRLVSGLTERADGATEAPVTFSSTYIRSCIDAGDVVAAASALGRYHRLEGIVVRGAGRGGSELGFPTANLSSPAYSAVPADGVYACWFTHRRRGSTEPGETLAAAVSVGSNPTFSGTERTVEAFVLDVDADFYGEHVALDFVRRLRGMERYDSVDALVEQMNQDVVHTREILDARG
- a CDS encoding helix-turn-helix domain-containing protein, with amino-acid sequence MAEHKSVQRNLELQREWYGEPLGDRVRRLVVAFRISQAQLAEVLGISAPMLSQVMSGRRAKIGNPSVLARLVMLERKVLVPGVAAGESEAIQAALADVRDSRPSVGRDTLPVMGANGEEAAWPVLRGTAKPSELEAAAALIDGRYPALAGLLRRAASGEPA
- the thpR gene encoding RNA 2',3'-cyclic phosphodiesterase, which codes for MEGTDDEARLPRLFTAVWPPREAVEHLAGVLDEVRLERIGSQLRGFRLMPTRQWHLTLCFHGPADPADSAARLDRQVPAAGAAPRLRLAGAGMFRGVLWAGVEFAAEPDGRTLRALVRAAGGDADGFRAHLTLARWNAGGLDRRTLPRQLHGYAGPWWNATEVALVRSDQEPAGPVYRTVHSVAVPRRAAGDQGVLGSP
- the rpsO gene encoding 30S ribosomal protein S15 — its product is MALSTTQKKQILADYGLHESDTGSAEAQVALLTNRISGLTEHLKLHKHDHHSRRGLLLMVGRRRRLLNYLTKVDIERYRSLIQRLGLRR
- a CDS encoding polyribonucleotide nucleotidyltransferase; translated protein: MTQAQNVDEGVYEATAVLDNGAFGTREVRFETGRLAKQAAGSVVAYLDDDTMLLSATTASKHPKDNLDFFPLTVDVEERMYAAGRIPGSFFRREGRPSTDAILTCRLIDRPLRPSFVDGLRNEIQVVVTVMSLDPKDPYDVLAINSASASTQLSGLPFSGPVGATRMALIDGQWVAFPTHEQLERAVFDMVVAGRIVGEDVAIMMVEAEATDKTIDLVGQGAQAPTEEVVAAGLEAAKPFIRTLCQAQQQLAQTAGKATAEYPLFPAYQDDAFTAVEGAVSADLTQALAIAGKQERESRLDEIKQVALEKAGIEEGQPFAGREKEIGAAFRSLTKKLVRQRIITEKVRIDGRGLTDIRSLSAEVGVVPRAHGSALFERGETQIMGVSTLNMLRLEQTIDSLGPETSKRYMHHYNFPPYSTGETGRVGSPKRREIGHGALAERAMLPVLPTREEFPYALRQVSEALGSNGSTSMGSVCASTLSLLNAGVPLKAPVAGIAMGLVSDVVDGQTHYVALTDILGAEDAFGDMDFKVAGTKEFVTALQLDTKLDGIPSEVLAQALGQAKDARFTILEVMDEAIGSPDEMSPHAPRVTSVSIPIDKIGEVIGPKGKMINSITEETGAEITIEDDGTIYVGAADGPSAEAAIDKINAIANPQLPKVGERFLGTVVKTAAFGAFVSLLPGKDGLVHISKLGNGKRIGKVEDVVNVGDKLRVEIADIDNRGKISLIVVDEDGADTAAQAEDAPAEETPAEAPAE